AAATTTTATTACGCATAAATTTCTCCTAGACAGTTCTATATAATTTTTTCAGATAGTTATTAATACATACTATATTAGCATTTTTCTTTGAGCTTTATTTATTTGCCTTATTGTTAATCTAAGCTCATATCATAAAAAATATATGCACTAACGTAATACTTACTTCATGAAAGCTACGCTATTATATTTTCCTACCGGTGTGAGTCCATTCTTTTCATAAAACCTTATTGTTTTTTCACTATCATCAGTTAGTAAGATAATTTGGCGAACATCTTTATACTCTTCTAGAACTATTTTTAGCAACTGACTGCCTAAGCCTCGTCCTTGATATGCTTCTAGGACTAAAATATCTTGAATATAAATGATAGTATAGCCATCACCAACGACTCTAATTAGACCAATTAATAAATCATCATCCCAAGCAGTCCAGACCTTCAAGGAATTTTTTATGGCATTTTTTAATTGCTCTGGATTAGAAGTATAGGCACTCCACGAAACGTCATTATATAAATTTAGAACACTCTCAATTTCTGGTATTATGCCTTCTTTAATTACAATATTTTCCATTCTTTCCCCCTTTTGTCCTGCCATTTCGCTTACATCTGTTAAAAGTTTACACCAAAACAGAAAAACGCCCCGTCACTCTCATCGAGAGGCAGGGCGTTTCTCATATGTAATGAACGAATATCTAGTTATCTTTGCTTTCTTGGTACTTAGCAATTAATTTTTCTTGGAATTCATGAGGTACTCTCTCATAACTACTAAATTCCATGCTGTACCAACCTCTACCTTGAGTCATAGCACGTAGGTCTGTAGCATATCTATCCATTGCTCCTAGAGGGATCAATGCAGAAACGATACTCATACCAGCTTTTTGGTCGATACCATTAATTCTACCTGTACGTTTGCTGATATCACTCATAATATCTCCCAAGTCATTCTCAGGAACGTGAACTTCAACATTGTATACAGGTTCGAGTAAGTAGGCTCCACCTTGCTCCATTGCTGCCTTGTATGCCAACTTAGCTGCCATGGAGAATGCTAGTTCGGAAGAGTCAACATCGTGGTAAGAACCATCCACTAGGACCGCTTTCAATCCAACAACTGGGTAACCTGCCAATGGACCTTCTTCAATAGCTTCACGTAGACCTTTCTCAACTGCTGGGAAGTAGGATTTTGGAACAGCACCACCGAAGATATCTTCTTCGAATATCAAGTCTGTCTCTTCGTGAGGTGAGAACTCTATCCAAACATCACCATATTGACCGTGTCCACCAGATTGTTTCTTATATTTACCTTGTACTTTGACAGGAGCTTGTAATTTCTCTCTATAAGCAACACGTGGGCTTTCTAGTCTAGCTTCTACCTTGAAGTTGTTTAGTAGTTTAGCTATTAATACGTTAAGTTGTAATTCACCTAAACCAGAGACAATCATTTCGCCTGTCTCATTATCCATCTCTAATTTAATAGTTGGATCTTCTTCTTGAATTCTAGAAATACCTAGTGCGATCTTATCTTCTTCACCTTTATTGATTGGATAAATAGCCATACGTAGTGGTGATGCTGGTAAGATAATACGTGGTAATACAAGACTTTGGTCTTTTGTGCTCAATGTATCACCGGTGAAAGTATTATCTAATTTGGTCATTAAACCTATATCACCTGCAGTAATTTCGTTTGCGCTGACCTGTTGTGAACCATTTGGAGTAAATACACCAGAAACTCTCTCTGACGCTTCTTGTTTTGCATTCCAAAGATCTTGACCAGGCTTAATGGTTCCTGAATATACTCTGAATAAAGAAATTTTACCAACGTAAGGGTCTGTATATGTCTTGAATACCAAAGCTGCCAATGGTCCATTAGGATCAGTCTTAAGCTCTAGAGCTGTACCATCTGATTTAATTGCTGGTTCAATAGGCATATCTACTGGACTAGGCATATTTTGTACGATTCTATTCATTGAGAATCTAATTCCTTGCAAGGCCAATGCTGATCCTGCCCAAATTGGGATTAATTTACCTGTAGAAATACGATCTCTTAGACCTTGTTTAATCTCTTCCTCTGTGAAAGGTTCTTCCATGAAGTATTTCTCTAATAATTCTTCTGAACTTTCAGCAACTTGCTCGATTAAAACTGCTCTTTGTAATTCTACATCGTCAACTAAATCCTCAGGTATTTCAATTTCTTCACGCTCACCACTTGGATTGTTATATGTATAAGCTTTTTGGGCTAAAATATCTACATAACTATCGTAGCTATTACCACTCTTGAATGGCAACATCATGACTGTAGCACTACGTCCGATCTCTTCTCTTATTTCTACCAATACTTTATTAAAATCAGCGACTTCGTCATCCATCTTGTTAATAAAGATTGCATAAGGAATGTTCTCACGTTTCAAGAATCTAAAGGATTTCTCTGCACCAACTGTGACACCACTTTTACCACTCAAAACTACGATTGCGGAATCGGCAACTCTTAAAGCTTGGTTAACTTCTCCCATAAAGTCAAAATCACCTGGAGTATCGATTAAGTTAACTTTTGCACCTTGCCACTCAACACTGGAAACGCCCATGTTAATACTAATTTGACGTTTCTTCTCTTCTGGGCTGTAATCCATAACTGTGTTACCCTCTGTTACTGAGCCCACTCTCTTTGTCACTCCGCCTCTAAATAAAACTGCCTCACAAAATGAGGTCTTACCAGAGCCGCTATGCCCTAGAACGGCGATATTTCTAATATCTTTTGCTTCATGTTTTTGCATAGCTCTTACCTCCTCTAAAATTTAATATTTTAATAATTGCTACTCTTGCAATTTGATTCTGCATTTAATTATACTGTATATTCTTCCAACAATTTAACTATATTTATATTAATTCTTTGTGCATAATCACGGTAAAAGTTAAGCCTTTGTTTACCTTTTTATGGTTGAAAGTATTTTTAATTTGATTTAAGAAATGAAAAATATTATACTTTCTGCTTTAGTGATATTCGAAGGGAGAAACGATAATGTCAAAAAAATTATTTGCAGTAATCTTAGCTTCAGCACTATTGCTTTCAGCATGTAATTCACAAGGAGAATCAAAAACAGATTCTAGTAATGCTGATGAGACTACTAAAGTTGAAACTAGCACAGATGAAAATAGCAGTGTTAAGCCATTAATTAAATACAATGGCGCTGTCTACGAAATGCAAGAAATAGAAAATGAGGAAGAGAAACTTACAGAGATACCAAAGGATAAAGGTTTAGCTCTTGATGCAAAAGTCGAAAAAACAGTAGCTAATGAAACTAGTGATGAAGACTTAGCAAAAGAAGATGACCTAACAGCTCGTAACATGCCTCTTGGTACACTGATCTACGCAAATGAGGACAAAGACACAATTTACGTTAGCT
Above is a window of Fastidiosipila sanguinis DNA encoding:
- a CDS encoding GNAT family N-acetyltransferase, with protein sequence MENIVIKEGIIPEIESVLNLYNDVSWSAYTSNPEQLKNAIKNSLKVWTAWDDDLLIGLIRVVGDGYTIIYIQDILVLEAYQGRGLGSQLLKIVLEEYKDVRQIILLTDDSEKTIRFYEKNGLTPVGKYNSVAFMK
- a CDS encoding elongation factor G, with the protein product MQKHEAKDIRNIAVLGHSGSGKTSFCEAVLFRGGVTKRVGSVTEGNTVMDYSPEEKKRQISINMGVSSVEWQGAKVNLIDTPGDFDFMGEVNQALRVADSAIVVLSGKSGVTVGAEKSFRFLKRENIPYAIFINKMDDEVADFNKVLVEIREEIGRSATVMMLPFKSGNSYDSYVDILAQKAYTYNNPSGEREEIEIPEDLVDDVELQRAVLIEQVAESSEELLEKYFMEEPFTEEEIKQGLRDRISTGKLIPIWAGSALALQGIRFSMNRIVQNMPSPVDMPIEPAIKSDGTALELKTDPNGPLAALVFKTYTDPYVGKISLFRVYSGTIKPGQDLWNAKQEASERVSGVFTPNGSQQVSANEITAGDIGLMTKLDNTFTGDTLSTKDQSLVLPRIILPASPLRMAIYPINKGEEDKIALGISRIQEEDPTIKLEMDNETGEMIVSGLGELQLNVLIAKLLNNFKVEARLESPRVAYREKLQAPVKVQGKYKKQSGGHGQYGDVWIEFSPHEETDLIFEEDIFGGAVPKSYFPAVEKGLREAIEEGPLAGYPVVGLKAVLVDGSYHDVDSSELAFSMAAKLAYKAAMEQGGAYLLEPVYNVEVHVPENDLGDIMSDISKRTGRINGIDQKAGMSIVSALIPLGAMDRYATDLRAMTQGRGWYSMEFSSYERVPHEFQEKLIAKYQESKDN